The following proteins come from a genomic window of Sphingomonas oryzagri:
- a CDS encoding pyridoxal phosphate-dependent aminotransferase yields the protein MRPLATELPGSLIRTIANAAMGREDVIPLWFGESDLPTPRAVVEAANASLSAGDTFYGPNLGIAPLRDALTGYLARIHGADLSVDQIAVTSSGLNAILLVLSAIVDPGDEVVVVTPTWPNLIAVPRVLGAVVREVPLRLDGARFVLDLDAIVGALGPRTRAVILNSPHNPTGWRMPAADMARLVDELGRRGVWLIADEVYARILRPGADTRSFLSHFDDAGRVIVVNSFSKTWAMTGWRLGWVVAPRAFVAALERLIEFNTSCAPGFVQRGGIAALGPEGDAFVAMQAERLEAARAAAVAVLAKDPRILVPETEATFYLFPRVDGLADGEALAWRAIEHGVGIAPGEAFGDVGRGHIRLCFARDPAAIRTAADRLLAALR from the coding sequence TTGCGCCCTCTCGCCACCGAACTGCCCGGCTCGCTGATCCGTACCATCGCCAATGCCGCGATGGGGCGGGAGGACGTCATCCCGCTTTGGTTTGGCGAGAGCGACCTGCCAACGCCGCGGGCGGTGGTGGAAGCCGCGAACGCCAGCCTCAGCGCGGGCGATACCTTCTACGGCCCCAATCTGGGCATCGCGCCGCTCCGTGACGCGCTGACCGGCTACCTGGCGCGGATCCACGGCGCGGACCTCTCGGTCGACCAGATCGCCGTCACCTCGTCCGGCCTCAACGCGATTCTGCTGGTGCTCTCTGCGATTGTCGATCCGGGCGATGAAGTGGTGGTGGTGACGCCGACATGGCCGAACCTGATCGCCGTGCCGCGCGTGCTGGGTGCCGTCGTGCGCGAGGTGCCGCTGCGGCTCGACGGCGCGCGCTTCGTGCTCGATCTCGATGCGATCGTCGGGGCGCTCGGGCCGCGCACCCGTGCGGTGATCCTCAACAGCCCCCACAACCCGACCGGCTGGCGGATGCCGGCCGCCGATATGGCGCGACTGGTGGACGAGCTGGGCCGGCGCGGCGTCTGGCTGATCGCCGACGAGGTCTATGCCCGCATCCTGCGGCCCGGTGCCGACACGCGCTCCTTCCTGTCGCATTTCGACGATGCGGGGCGGGTGATCGTCGTCAACAGCTTCTCGAAGACCTGGGCGATGACCGGGTGGCGGCTCGGCTGGGTGGTGGCGCCGCGCGCCTTTGTGGCGGCGCTGGAGCGGCTGATCGAGTTCAACACTTCCTGCGCGCCGGGCTTCGTCCAGCGGGGCGGCATCGCCGCGCTCGGGCCGGAGGGGGATGCCTTCGTGGCGATGCAGGCGGAGCGGCTGGAGGCGGCGCGCGCCGCCGCCGTGGCGGTGCTGGCGAAGGATCCGCGCATCCTGGTCCCCGAGACCGAGGCGACCTTCTACCTCTTCCCCCGCGTCGATGGCCTCGCCGACGGCGAGGCACTCGCCTGGCGCGCGATCGAGCATGGCGTGGGCATCGCGCCCGGCGAGGCCTTCGGCGATGTCGGGCGGGGCCATATCCGCCTCTGCTTCGCGCGCGATCCCGCCGCGATCCGCACCGCCGCCGACAGACTGCTCGCCGCGCTGCGCTGA
- a CDS encoding pyridoxal phosphate-dependent aminotransferase, whose amino-acid sequence MVRLAARVTATSKKSYGMYEQALALDAAGVDLVHLEFGRPIHDTPAHIKAATVAALEGGHVHYSDMMGERAFRDAIAIKLRAFNHIEAAPNEILVTNGLTQGSYAAFMALIDPGDEVILLDPYYPQHVGKIEMAGGKIVTVPLDADNDFAIRADWVEAAVTPRTRMIVMVNPANPTGRVYTREELAALADVAIRHDLVVVSDEVYEYITFGEADHVSIASLPGMKERTVSLFAFTKAYAMDGWRLGYAVADASLMPGLVKISTSAVTHVNAFIQYGGLAAVTGPEAPVSEMVADDKAKRDLVVRRMNQMPGVRCPSPQGTIYAFPDITGTDIGSQALAERLLNEAHVVVEAGSFYGAKGEGHLRVCFGSETIERIDLALDRMQSFFNGL is encoded by the coding sequence ATGGTCAGGCTTGCCGCCCGCGTCACCGCGACGTCCAAGAAGAGCTACGGCATGTACGAGCAGGCGCTGGCGCTCGATGCCGCCGGCGTCGATCTCGTCCATCTGGAGTTCGGTCGCCCGATCCACGACACGCCTGCCCACATCAAGGCGGCGACCGTCGCCGCGCTGGAGGGGGGCCACGTTCATTACAGCGACATGATGGGCGAGCGCGCCTTTCGTGACGCGATCGCGATCAAGCTGCGCGCCTTCAACCATATCGAGGCGGCGCCGAACGAGATCCTCGTCACCAACGGGCTGACGCAAGGGTCTTATGCGGCGTTCATGGCGCTGATCGATCCGGGCGACGAAGTGATCCTGCTCGATCCTTACTACCCGCAGCATGTCGGCAAGATCGAAATGGCGGGCGGCAAGATCGTCACCGTGCCGCTCGATGCGGACAATGATTTCGCGATCCGCGCGGACTGGGTGGAAGCCGCCGTCACACCGCGCACCCGCATGATCGTGATGGTGAACCCGGCCAACCCCACCGGCCGCGTCTACACACGCGAGGAACTGGCGGCGCTGGCCGACGTCGCGATCCGCCACGATCTCGTCGTCGTGTCGGACGAGGTGTACGAATATATCACCTTCGGCGAGGCCGATCATGTCAGCATCGCATCGCTGCCGGGGATGAAGGAGAGGACCGTCTCGCTGTTCGCCTTCACCAAGGCTTATGCGATGGACGGCTGGCGGCTGGGCTATGCCGTTGCCGACGCCAGCCTGATGCCGGGCCTCGTCAAGATCTCGACCAGCGCCGTCACCCACGTCAACGCCTTCATCCAATATGGCGGGCTTGCCGCCGTCACCGGGCCGGAAGCGCCGGTCAGCGAGATGGTGGCGGACGACAAGGCCAAGCGCGATCTCGTCGTGCGGCGGATGAACCAGATGCCGGGCGTGCGCTGCCCCTCGCCGCAGGGTACGATCTACGCCTTTCCGGACATCACCGGCACCGACATCGGATCGCAGGCGCTGGCCGAGCGGCTGCTGAACGAGGCGCATGTCGTCGTCGAGGCGGGCAGCTTCTACGGCGCGAAGGGTGAGGGACACCTGCGGGTCTGTTTCGGATCGGAGACGATCGAGCGGATCGACCTCGCGCTTGACAGGATGCAGAGCTTCTTCAACGGCCTGTAA
- a CDS encoding NAD(P)/FAD-dependent oxidoreductase produces MHDRSNNLWWATAGERAVAPALSRQTKADIAIVGAGIMGTSAALALAEAGADVAVLEAGEVGEGASSRPGGFVVPHLSVGSPDEVRERIGDIADTLLPMVGRSAQAVFDRIRAYGIDCDARQGGWYHPAHAVGAMERVRDIVIQWERLGFPGEMLDARQTAERTSAQGYVGSWFAASGGTLHPLRYCRGMMDAAAARGARLYERSRVLGIEAQPGSYRLVTERGSLVADRVLVCTNGLSSALAPSMTATIVPLRVWQCATEPLPAEWTAHLFRNGECLSDTRRNLFTYRVDSEGRIVTGALDAFATSPKRSAAIMARRLKAMLGLPDVPRIQHMWWGDSSLSAPRYPASMVVNGGIISASACNARGIALSSVVGEALADHLLTGAPLPLPTLGGASRASAGLQSRLSNFYPHIAPLLDWLDARRHD; encoded by the coding sequence ATGCACGATCGATCGAACAATCTCTGGTGGGCGACGGCTGGCGAGCGCGCCGTCGCGCCCGCTCTCAGCCGGCAAACGAAGGCTGACATCGCCATCGTCGGCGCCGGCATCATGGGCACGTCGGCCGCGCTTGCCCTTGCCGAAGCCGGCGCGGACGTCGCCGTGCTGGAAGCGGGCGAGGTCGGCGAGGGGGCCTCGTCGCGGCCCGGCGGCTTCGTCGTTCCGCACTTGAGCGTCGGCTCGCCCGACGAGGTGCGAGAACGGATCGGCGACATCGCCGATACGCTGCTGCCGATGGTCGGCCGATCGGCGCAGGCGGTGTTCGACCGTATCCGCGCCTACGGCATCGACTGCGACGCGCGGCAGGGCGGCTGGTATCATCCCGCGCACGCTGTCGGCGCCATGGAGCGGGTGAGGGACATCGTCATCCAGTGGGAGCGGCTCGGCTTCCCCGGCGAGATGCTCGATGCCCGGCAGACCGCCGAGCGTACCTCGGCGCAGGGTTATGTCGGCTCGTGGTTCGCTGCCAGCGGCGGCACGCTGCATCCCCTGCGCTATTGCCGCGGGATGATGGACGCCGCCGCCGCGCGTGGCGCGCGGCTCTACGAACGGTCCCGCGTCCTCGGCATCGAAGCGCAGCCGGGATCCTACCGGCTGGTGACGGAGCGGGGTTCGCTCGTCGCCGACCGGGTGCTGGTATGCACCAACGGGCTTTCGTCCGCGCTCGCACCGTCGATGACGGCGACGATCGTGCCGCTGCGCGTCTGGCAATGCGCAACCGAGCCGCTGCCCGCCGAATGGACCGCGCATCTCTTCCGGAATGGCGAGTGCCTGTCCGACACGCGCCGCAACCTGTTCACCTATCGGGTCGACAGCGAGGGCCGGATCGTGACGGGCGCGCTCGATGCGTTCGCCACCTCGCCCAAGCGGAGCGCCGCGATCATGGCGCGCCGGCTGAAGGCGATGCTCGGCCTGCCGGACGTGCCCCGCATCCAGCATATGTGGTGGGGCGACAGCTCGCTCTCCGCGCCGCGTTACCCCGCCTCGATGGTGGTGAACGGCGGCATCATCTCGGCGTCCGCCTGCAACGCGCGGGGCATCGCGCTGTCCAGCGTGGTGGGCGAGGCGCTGGCCGACCATCTGCTCACCGGTGCGCCGCTGCCGCTGCCGACGCTGGGTGGAGCCAGCCGTGCGAGCGCCGGGCTGCAATCCCGGCTCAGCAATTTCTACCCCCATATCGCGCCGCTGCTCGACTGGCTCGACGCCCGGCGCCATGACTGA
- a CDS encoding TonB-dependent receptor — protein MKMVWAAAMAGVSMAALGAGAVQAQDATSAAAAQASDNEIVVTAQRRSEKLQNVPISINAFTGKQLQELRVTTAADVANISPGVFVTGSRGDQNPVFSIRGLSLNDTFSNNNPEVGIYVDDVIQPFTPMMSGQLFDLQRIEVLKGPQGTLYGRNTTAGAINFISVKPSQQTSGYVTGTWARFGRKELEGAFGGGVTDTLAVRFSGKTVQQSGGWQYNDLTGQTIGKVHDVSLRAQALWTPTSRLTVSLEGTYLYDKSQPQQRQHVGYYAADGSGAFCAAGLAGYRDPNTCVDLLGYHDTDPNQRHVSDGSIYGTWSVAHGAGVNLNIGYDLGAAKLTAISAYNYYNRSSPDDSDGSPYVELDGLFSDKIQSFTQELRLASNGSGPFTWVGGLYYSWDRIGGDTLQALDDFPFHTRVDTSYVQTTNSYAAFGQAGYAITPKLKLTGGLRFTRDEKRYTYDAVDLNPFGDSSLPPTAGFVQNHVNQSNLSGKVGLDYKLTDDAMVYASYSRGYKAGGFKAAIAFNPDETTPFRGETVDAYEAGVKTTWLDGKLTLNAAGYYNKWHNFQASVTIIENGVSVITLANAGDARTYGFEAEADYKPTRNLSLRVTGNWLSSKITKFNTQPGSDDFTGNQLANAPKLTLDGQARWETPIGNDHVGVYILGDASYRSKTYFSLAERGQNSQAGYWLLNGRIGVHDRNDKWEVAVFGKNILNKLYISQSYDNWGGAFPSSNYLGDPATYGVQVTFRY, from the coding sequence ATGAAGATGGTGTGGGCGGCCGCGATGGCCGGTGTGTCGATGGCGGCGCTGGGCGCCGGGGCCGTGCAGGCGCAGGACGCGACGTCGGCCGCCGCCGCGCAGGCATCCGACAACGAGATCGTGGTCACGGCGCAGCGCCGTTCGGAAAAGCTGCAGAACGTGCCGATCTCGATCAACGCCTTCACCGGAAAGCAGCTTCAGGAACTGCGCGTGACGACGGCGGCCGATGTTGCCAACATCTCGCCGGGCGTGTTCGTTACCGGATCGCGCGGGGATCAGAACCCGGTCTTCTCGATCCGCGGCCTGAGCCTCAACGACACCTTCTCGAACAACAACCCGGAAGTCGGCATCTATGTCGACGACGTGATCCAGCCGTTCACGCCGATGATGTCCGGCCAGTTGTTCGATCTCCAGCGCATCGAGGTGCTGAAGGGGCCGCAGGGCACGCTCTACGGGCGCAACACCACCGCCGGCGCGATCAACTTCATCAGCGTGAAGCCGTCGCAGCAGACGAGCGGCTACGTCACCGGCACCTGGGCGCGGTTCGGCCGCAAGGAGCTGGAAGGGGCGTTCGGCGGCGGCGTGACGGACACGCTGGCGGTGCGCTTCTCCGGCAAGACGGTGCAGCAGAGCGGCGGCTGGCAGTATAACGACCTGACCGGCCAGACCATCGGCAAGGTGCACGACGTCTCGCTGCGCGCACAGGCGCTGTGGACGCCGACCAGCCGGCTGACCGTCTCGCTGGAAGGCACCTACCTCTACGACAAGAGCCAGCCGCAGCAGCGCCAGCATGTCGGCTATTACGCCGCCGACGGCTCGGGCGCCTTCTGCGCGGCGGGCCTCGCCGGCTATCGCGATCCCAACACCTGCGTCGATCTGCTCGGCTATCACGACACCGATCCGAACCAGCGCCACGTATCGGACGGCTCGATCTACGGCACCTGGTCGGTGGCGCACGGCGCCGGCGTGAACCTCAACATCGGTTACGATCTCGGCGCGGCCAAGCTGACCGCCATCTCCGCATATAATTACTACAACCGCTCCTCGCCGGACGATTCCGACGGATCGCCCTATGTCGAGCTGGACGGGCTGTTCAGCGACAAGATCCAGTCCTTCACGCAGGAACTCCGCCTCGCGTCGAACGGCTCCGGCCCGTTCACCTGGGTCGGCGGTCTCTATTATTCGTGGGATCGGATCGGCGGCGACACGCTGCAGGCGCTGGACGATTTCCCGTTCCACACCCGCGTCGACACCTCCTACGTGCAGACGACCAATTCCTACGCCGCGTTCGGCCAGGCGGGCTATGCGATCACGCCGAAGCTCAAGCTCACCGGCGGCCTGCGCTTCACCCGCGACGAGAAGCGCTACACGTATGATGCGGTCGACCTGAACCCGTTCGGCGATTCCAGCCTGCCGCCGACCGCCGGCTTCGTGCAGAACCACGTCAACCAGAGCAATCTGTCGGGCAAGGTCGGTCTCGACTACAAGCTGACCGACGACGCCATGGTTTATGCGAGCTACAGCCGGGGCTACAAGGCGGGCGGCTTCAAGGCGGCGATCGCCTTCAACCCCGACGAGACGACGCCGTTCCGCGGCGAGACGGTCGACGCCTACGAAGCGGGCGTGAAGACCACCTGGCTCGACGGCAAGCTGACCCTCAACGCCGCCGGCTACTACAACAAGTGGCATAATTTTCAGGCGAGCGTGACGATCATCGAGAACGGCGTCAGCGTCATCACGCTGGCCAATGCCGGCGACGCGCGCACCTACGGCTTCGAGGCCGAGGCCGATTACAAGCCGACCCGCAACCTGTCGCTGCGCGTGACCGGCAACTGGCTGAGCAGCAAGATCACGAAGTTCAACACCCAGCCCGGTTCGGACGACTTCACCGGCAACCAGCTGGCCAACGCCCCCAAGCTCACGCTCGACGGCCAGGCCCGCTGGGAGACGCCGATCGGCAACGATCATGTCGGCGTCTACATCCTCGGCGACGCCTCTTACCGCAGCAAGACCTACTTCTCGCTGGCCGAGCGCGGGCAGAATTCGCAGGCCGGCTACTGGCTGCTCAACGGCCGGATCGGCGTCCACGATCGCAACGACAAGTGGGAAGTGGCGGTGTTCGGTAAGAACATCCTGAACAAGCTCTACATCTCCCAGTCCTACGATAATTGGGGCGGAGCCTTCCCGTCGTCCAACTATCTGGGCGATCCCGCCACCTACGGCGTGCAGGTCACCTTCCGCTACTGA
- a CDS encoding hydantoinase/oxoprolinase family protein codes for MGSVRAHVGIDVGGTFTDLAMFDGETKRFSTVKVPSSPPLFWPSVIDALDKAGIGSGTAATVLHGTTVHLNAFLERKGAKMALVATKGFRDVYEMRRGNRPQPYDMHFRYPAPLVARRDIFEVDERTLADGSIETAPNAAELDALAATIEAGGYEAVAICLLHSYRNPANEAAVAAALRAKLPNVLIGPSHEVCREWREYERTSTAVINGYTSPILSRYLADLLEALRAKAETRLFLLQSNGGLMRADDAGDKGILSLLSGPVGGNVAGCALSAVAGMPNLICIDMGGTSFEASLVIDGESAVRNEREVGGFPILAPMVDIHTIGAGGGSLAWNDTGALRVGPQSAGARPGPACYGHGGTQPTVTDANIALGRLEDGVAFGDLKLDATLARNAIAGFAKDFGLSGDAMAQGILDVINEQMANAIRTITVRRGIDPRDFALVAYGGAGPMHAADIARLLNIETVVVPRAAGAFSAWGMLQSDLVHDRAETLLQPVDALDWADLDARFSALEADLGDQLVREGTAADRVSFLRTLDIRYAGQEHAIGVIVEKAAFADPAAAAAKLRADFDAAYLATFGHSNPDEVLETATLRLRATGGTGLDAATLIGAEDAVAEAATPERLGTVMFDGVSCETRFVSRAAMAKGDSISGPCVVGESTCTTIVPPDFTASIDELGNLILTWKGAQA; via the coding sequence ATGGGTAGCGTCCGGGCGCATGTCGGCATCGACGTGGGCGGCACATTCACCGATCTGGCCATGTTCGACGGCGAGACGAAGCGGTTCTCGACGGTCAAGGTGCCGTCCTCCCCGCCCCTCTTCTGGCCGTCAGTGATCGACGCGCTGGACAAGGCGGGGATCGGTTCGGGCACGGCGGCAACCGTGCTGCACGGCACCACGGTCCACCTCAATGCATTCCTGGAGCGCAAGGGCGCGAAGATGGCGCTGGTCGCTACAAAGGGCTTCCGCGACGTCTACGAGATGCGGCGCGGCAACCGCCCGCAGCCTTACGACATGCATTTCCGCTACCCCGCCCCGCTGGTGGCGCGCCGCGACATCTTCGAGGTGGACGAGCGCACGCTGGCGGACGGATCGATCGAGACGGCGCCGAACGCGGCCGAACTCGACGCCCTCGCCGCGACGATCGAGGCCGGCGGCTACGAGGCGGTCGCGATCTGCCTGCTGCACAGCTACCGCAACCCCGCGAACGAGGCGGCGGTGGCCGCGGCGCTGCGCGCGAAGCTGCCGAACGTGCTGATCGGCCCGAGCCACGAGGTCTGCCGCGAATGGCGCGAATATGAGCGGACGAGCACGGCAGTGATCAACGGCTACACCTCGCCGATCCTGAGCCGCTACCTCGCCGATCTGCTGGAGGCGCTACGCGCCAAGGCGGAGACCAGGCTGTTCCTGCTCCAGTCCAACGGCGGCCTGATGCGCGCCGACGATGCGGGCGACAAGGGCATCCTTTCGCTGCTCTCCGGCCCGGTCGGCGGCAATGTCGCGGGATGTGCGCTGTCCGCGGTCGCCGGCATGCCCAACCTGATCTGCATCGATATGGGGGGCACCAGCTTCGAGGCCAGCCTCGTCATCGACGGCGAATCGGCGGTGCGCAACGAGCGTGAGGTCGGCGGCTTCCCGATCCTCGCCCCGATGGTGGACATCCACACGATCGGCGCCGGCGGCGGCAGCCTCGCCTGGAACGACACCGGTGCGCTCCGCGTCGGCCCGCAGAGCGCCGGCGCGCGGCCCGGCCCGGCCTGCTACGGCCACGGCGGCACCCAGCCGACCGTCACCGACGCCAATATCGCGCTCGGGCGGCTGGAAGACGGCGTGGCGTTCGGCGACCTGAAGCTGGACGCCACCCTCGCCCGCAACGCCATCGCCGGCTTCGCCAAGGATTTCGGCCTTTCGGGCGATGCGATGGCGCAGGGCATCCTCGACGTCATCAACGAGCAGATGGCCAACGCCATCCGCACCATCACTGTGCGCCGCGGCATCGATCCGCGCGATTTCGCGCTGGTCGCCTATGGCGGCGCCGGCCCGATGCACGCCGCCGACATCGCGCGGCTGCTCAACATCGAGACGGTGGTAGTGCCCCGCGCGGCGGGCGCCTTCTCGGCCTGGGGCATGCTCCAGTCCGATCTGGTGCACGATCGCGCCGAGACCCTGCTCCAGCCGGTCGATGCGCTCGACTGGGCCGATCTCGACGCGCGCTTCTCGGCGCTGGAGGCGGATCTCGGCGATCAGCTCGTCCGCGAGGGCACGGCGGCGGATCGCGTATCGTTCCTGCGCACGCTCGACATCCGCTATGCCGGGCAGGAGCATGCGATCGGCGTAATCGTCGAGAAGGCGGCCTTCGCCGATCCGGCGGCCGCCGCTGCAAAGCTCCGCGCCGATTTCGATGCCGCCTATCTCGCCACCTTCGGCCACAGCAATCCGGACGAGGTGCTGGAAACCGCGACGCTGCGCCTGCGCGCGACCGGCGGCACCGGCCTCGACGCCGCGACCCTGATCGGTGCCGAGGATGCGGTGGCGGAAGCGGCCACGCCGGAGCGGCTCGGCACCGTGATGTTCGACGGTGTGTCGTGCGAGACCCGCTTCGTCAGCCGCGCCGCGATGGCCAAGGGCGACAGCATCTCCGGCCCGTGCGTGGTCGGCGAATCGACCTGCACCACCATCGTTCCGCCGGATTTCACCGCCAGCATCGACGAACTCGGCAACCTCATCCTCACCTGGAAGGGCGCGCAAGCGTGA
- a CDS encoding hydantoinase B/oxoprolinase family protein: MSINPDPITSEVVRNAYNAIADDMSAMIARSAYSPILYEAHDYGIALFDRQARLLGQYAGLPLFTGGLDAGLRATIERYGLDGMRPGDVFTVNDSYITGGHLNDVDTIGVIADEEEVLGFIAVRAHWADIGTAEPGFPVNSRNIFQEGVRWGPTRIMEGGEWVRDVIDLLCLNSRVPKTLMGDLKAQIAAIRLGAERMKWLKGRFGQDMLEACATQIFSATEAKFRGFIRSIPDGIYTAEGTSDNDGVTDEPVVSKVTVTIAGDHMTVDTHGSAAQRPGNLNTGYANTVSAVRLALALLMPEREPDINDGSFRAMDVIAESGSIYAAEAPAPCMRPHPVMLLIDLIIKALSDVLPEHVAAGLPGDSWNIFLIGKDPKTGQGFTSGEALDGGWGASARGDGPSAIIHSAAGDFRNMPVETLEYRTPVIIRRLELGKDSGGDGEYRGGQNVVKEYEALADMGVTLHFDRSTTPEWGLFGGQDGAAPKVTVYNADKPEGFVINKVEQLQLRPGDRFVAETGGGGGYGDPAKRTAEARAADIADGISSVAA; this comes from the coding sequence GTGAGCATCAATCCCGATCCGATCACCAGCGAGGTGGTCCGCAACGCGTACAACGCGATCGCCGACGACATGAGCGCGATGATCGCGCGATCGGCCTACTCGCCGATCCTTTACGAGGCGCATGACTACGGCATCGCTTTGTTCGACCGGCAGGCGCGGCTGCTCGGCCAATATGCCGGCCTGCCGCTCTTCACCGGCGGCCTCGACGCGGGCCTTCGCGCGACGATCGAGCGCTATGGGCTCGACGGCATGCGGCCGGGCGATGTGTTCACCGTCAACGACAGCTACATCACCGGCGGCCACCTCAACGACGTCGACACGATCGGCGTGATCGCCGACGAGGAAGAGGTGCTGGGCTTCATCGCGGTGCGCGCCCACTGGGCCGACATCGGCACCGCCGAGCCGGGCTTCCCGGTCAACAGCCGCAACATCTTCCAGGAAGGCGTGCGCTGGGGGCCGACGCGGATCATGGAAGGCGGCGAGTGGGTGCGCGACGTGATCGACCTGCTCTGCCTCAACAGCCGCGTGCCCAAGACGCTGATGGGCGACCTCAAGGCGCAGATCGCCGCGATCCGGCTCGGTGCCGAGCGCATGAAGTGGCTCAAGGGCCGCTTCGGGCAGGACATGCTGGAAGCCTGCGCGACGCAGATCTTCTCGGCCACCGAGGCCAAGTTCCGCGGCTTCATCCGCTCCATCCCCGACGGCATCTACACCGCCGAGGGCACGTCCGATAATGACGGCGTTACCGACGAACCGGTCGTCTCCAAGGTGACGGTGACGATCGCGGGCGACCACATGACGGTCGATACGCATGGTTCGGCGGCGCAGCGGCCGGGCAACCTCAACACCGGCTATGCCAACACCGTCTCGGCGGTGCGCCTCGCGCTCGCTCTGCTGATGCCGGAGCGCGAGCCCGACATCAACGACGGCAGCTTCCGCGCGATGGACGTGATCGCCGAATCCGGCTCCATCTACGCCGCCGAGGCCCCCGCCCCCTGTATGCGCCCGCACCCGGTGATGCTGCTGATCGACCTGATCATCAAGGCATTGTCCGACGTGCTGCCCGAGCATGTCGCGGCGGGCCTTCCGGGTGACAGCTGGAACATCTTCCTGATCGGCAAGGATCCGAAGACCGGCCAGGGCTTCACCAGCGGCGAGGCGCTGGACGGCGGCTGGGGCGCCTCCGCCCGAGGAGATGGCCCGAGCGCGATCATCCACAGCGCGGCGGGCGATTTCCGCAACATGCCGGTCGAGACGCTGGAATATCGCACCCCCGTCATCATCCGCCGGCTGGAACTCGGCAAGGACAGCGGCGGCGATGGCGAATATCGCGGCGGCCAGAACGTCGTGAAGGAATATGAGGCGCTCGCCGACATGGGTGTGACGCTCCACTTCGATCGATCCACGACGCCCGAATGGGGCCTGTTCGGCGGCCAGGACGGCGCTGCCCCGAAGGTGACCGTCTACAACGCCGACAAGCCGGAGGGCTTCGTCATCAACAAGGTCGAGCAGTTGCAGCTCCGCCCCGGCGACCGCTTCGTCGCCGAGACCGGCGGCGGTGGCGGTTATGGCGATCCGGCGAAGCGCACGGCCGAAGCCCGCGCCGCCGACATCGCCGACGGCATCTCCAGCGTGGCCGCCTGA
- a CDS encoding MFS transporter yields the protein MAPGGSPAATPGERNFTVLQWTALLFVVCCGFSSQMVMPLWVGAVIQDLHLSEAAAGRIGSMEFLAVAIVSVLVALRIQSFPTRPTVLVGVILLVAGNVASAFAHSELMLTAARMLCGLGKGLVVAIVFSLAAGSARPTRAFAVLNVVYALFSTFFYLVVPYAITWDGAGGAFLSMGGVAVVGALFMPFFPADRLSASEISGLKLRDLPAFGFFAFAALIILWSGHNMVFTFIERIGVRDGMDVKAIGAVLSLSAFLTIAGPGLARAIDTRFGYGVPMLVAITLKIAAMLVVGYVATATAFSTAVPAFMLLSLFITPYVMGILSLADPAGRLAAASSAAMTAGSSLGAWLGGMAIQAAGPVGLGWGAVIHFVIFTVIVFAIAPIANRHGRAKAALA from the coding sequence GTGGCGCCGGGAGGGTCCCCCGCCGCCACGCCGGGCGAGCGCAACTTCACCGTCCTGCAATGGACGGCCCTGCTGTTCGTCGTCTGCTGCGGCTTCTCCTCCCAGATGGTGATGCCGCTCTGGGTCGGCGCGGTGATCCAGGATCTGCATCTGAGCGAGGCGGCCGCCGGTCGCATCGGATCGATGGAGTTCCTGGCGGTCGCCATCGTCTCGGTGCTTGTCGCTCTGCGTATCCAGTCCTTCCCCACCCGGCCGACCGTGCTGGTCGGCGTGATCCTGCTCGTCGCCGGTAACGTCGCCTCGGCCTTCGCGCACAGCGAGCTGATGCTCACCGCCGCGCGGATGCTGTGCGGGCTGGGCAAGGGGCTGGTGGTGGCGATCGTGTTCAGCCTCGCGGCGGGATCGGCTCGGCCGACACGCGCCTTCGCGGTGCTGAACGTCGTCTACGCGCTGTTCTCCACCTTCTTCTACCTTGTCGTGCCCTATGCGATCACATGGGACGGTGCCGGTGGTGCCTTCCTGTCGATGGGCGGGGTCGCGGTGGTCGGCGCGCTGTTCATGCCCTTCTTCCCCGCCGATCGCCTGTCCGCCAGCGAGATTAGCGGGCTTAAGCTGCGCGATCTGCCGGCGTTCGGCTTCTTCGCCTTCGCGGCTTTGATCATCCTGTGGTCGGGCCACAACATGGTCTTCACCTTCATCGAACGGATCGGCGTGCGCGACGGCATGGACGTGAAGGCGATCGGCGCGGTCCTCTCGCTCTCCGCCTTCCTCACCATCGCCGGGCCAGGCCTCGCCCGCGCGATCGACACGCGCTTCGGCTATGGCGTGCCGATGCTGGTAGCGATCACCCTCAAGATCGCGGCGATGCTGGTGGTCGGCTACGTCGCCACCGCCACGGCCTTTTCGACCGCGGTGCCGGCCTTCATGCTGCTGTCGCTGTTCATCACGCCTTATGTGATGGGCATCCTCTCGCTGGCCGATCCCGCCGGGCGGCTGGCCGCGGCCTCCTCCGCGGCGATGACGGCAGGATCGTCGCTCGGCGCGTGGCTGGGTGGCATGGCGATCCAGGCGGCCGGCCCCGTCGGCCTCGGCTGGGGTGCCGTCATCCACTTCGTCATCTTCACTGTCATCGTCTTCGCGATCGCGCCGATCGCCAACCGTCACGGCCGCGCCAAGGCCGCGCTCGCCTGA